One Ranitomeya imitator isolate aRanImi1 chromosome 1, aRanImi1.pri, whole genome shotgun sequence DNA window includes the following coding sequences:
- the LOC138658167 gene encoding uncharacterized protein, translating to MLTSDESSVVAAALVFQAARLQEERRPKRKRRMWTRSWLQKRSSLSHMGLIRELRDNNPHDFRNYLRMSEESFKIILSAVMPLIQRCDTPMRAAVPVDERLAVTLRFLATGRSLQDLQFSAAVSRPFLSVVIPETCEAIVRSLRHYMEFPKTADEWKRIASDFDELWQFPNCGGALDGKHVRITQPANSGSFFFNYKGYFSVILMALVNANYEFVDVDVGMNGRVSDGGVFEHTSFGESLRNNELLLPLNEDTKANLNFVFIADEAFPLHPHLLKPFAQRTLTPERRIFNYRLSRARRVVENAFGIMANRFRVFHTAINLKLPSIDFVVLACCVLHNFLRRHDTNSYSPPSFIDAVDARTGDIVPGEWRTQPENFTALQALGSGRQADDARDCREKYCQYFNGSGAVPWQDRAV from the exons atgctcacttccgatgagagttctgttgttgctgctgccctggtgtttcaggcagcacgtctccaagaggagagacgtcctaaacgaaaacgtcgcatgtggacccggagctggctgcagaaaagatcctcattgtcacacatgggtctcataagagagttacgtgacaataaccctcatgatttcagaaactaccttcggatgtcggaggaatccttcaaaataatactgtctgctgttatgccactcatacaaaggtgtgatacgccgatgcgtgcagccgtgcccgtggatgaaaggttggcggtgacactgcggttcctggcaacaggaaggtctcttcaggatttgcagttttccgctgctgtttccagacctttcctgagcgttgtgattccggagacatgcgaggccattgtgcgcagcttaaggcattatatggag tttcccaagacggcggatgagtggaagaggattgcttccgattttgatgagctgtggcagtttccaaactgcggtggtgcattagatggaaagcatgtgcgcatcacgcaaccagccaactcgggATCCttctttttcaactacaaaggatatttcagtgtgatcctcatggcccttgtcaatgcgaactatgagtttgtcgatgtagatgttggcatgaatggtcgagtctccgacggtggtgtttttgaacacacttcatttggggaaagcttgaggaacaatgaactgctgttgccactaaatgaagacacaaaagcaaacctaaattttgtcttcatcgctgatgaagctttccctcttcatccacatttgctgaagccatttgcacagagaacactcacaccggagcgcagaatctttaattaccggttgtcgagggcccgtcgtgtggttgaaaatgcctttgggattatggcaaatcggtttagagtgttccacacagctatcaacttgaagctgccgtctatagactttgtggttttggcatgctgtgtgctccataatttcctgagacgtcatgatacgaactcctattctcctccttcgtttattgatgcagtggacgcacgaaccggagatattgtgcccggggaatggcgtacacaacctgaaaattttacagctcttcaagctcttggatctggcagacaggcagacgatgcaagggactgtcgcgaaaaatactgtcagtactttaatggttctggagctgtaccctggcaggatcgcgccgtataa